In Eubalaena glacialis isolate mEubGla1 chromosome 2, mEubGla1.1.hap2.+ XY, whole genome shotgun sequence, a single genomic region encodes these proteins:
- the ZNF770 gene encoding zinc finger protein 770, whose translation MMAENNLKMLKIQQCVVANKLPRNRPYICNICFKHFETPSKLARHYLIHTGQKPFECDVCHKTFRQLVHLERHQLTHNLPFKCSICPRHFKNLKTFVKHQQLHNETYQNDVKQVRRLLEAKQEKPVYGMYHALTTEERWALHPCSKSDPTHSPTKKKKNIHACTICGKLFPSQSKLDRHALIHTGQRPFKCVLCSKSFRQSTHLKIHQLTHSEERPFQCCFCQKGFKIQSKLLKHKQIHARNKTFQTLSLKVKSPESGPLPNKLNAKQDSFENGDIRESEENNQLDVHSIYIVPFQCPECEECFESEQILNGHKCFPARSGKIPSRLKRSYNYKTIVKKILAKLKRAGGKKLDNFRSEKKVFKNSFLKNCDLISGEQSPEQTQRTFMGSLGKHGTYKTVGNKKKKTLTLPFSWQKHFQSQNMGKNVKGILTPENMLTMDNSVNNKDVSIYGSSGEEFFENCEVLQCGFSVTNENIYTGHKMCPCDKCEKVFPSVSKLQRHYLIHTGQRPFGCNVCGKSFRQSAHLKRHKLTHIDKIPYRKSLCQVELENLNKLFIHQGDNVNYSASQQCQTLGFQKYEVSESDQTSEIKVKAESEDFILGTPYRNRQPCLSSALLESEQSHHSHCCSYSGRTERNDGLLYQCSVCSKSFRSPSKLERHYLIHAGQKPFECSVCGKTFRQAPHWKRHQLTHFKE comes from the coding sequence ATGATGgctgaaaacaatttgaaaatgctAAAGATTCAACAGTGTGTAGTAGCCAACAAACTACCTAGAAACAGGCCATATATTTGCAATATTTGCTTCAAGCATTTTGAAACACCCTCAAAATTAGCTAGGCATTATCTCATTCATACTGGTCAAAAGCCATTTGAATGTGATGTGTGTCATAAAACCTTTAGACAACTAGTTCATCTGGAAAGACATCAACTAACTCATAATCTGCCTTTTAAATGTAGTATTTGTCCACGCCACTTTAAGAATCTGAAGACATTCGTGAAGCACCAACAGCTTCACAATGAAACTTACCAGAATGATGTTAAACAGGTCAGAAGACTGCTGGAGGCCAAGCAAGAAAAGCCAGTGTATGGAATGTATCATGCTCTTACCACAGAGGAGAGATGGGCATTACACCCGTGCTCCAAGTCTGATCCTACACACAGccctacaaagaaaaaaaagaatattcacgcGTGTACAATCTGTGGCAAGCTGTTCCCATCACAGTCAAAACTTGATAGGCATGCACTTATTCATACTGGTCAGAGGCCTTTTAAATGTGTCCTGTGCAGTAAATCTTTTCGACAGTCAACTCACTTAAAAATCCACCAACTCACACATTCAGAGGAAAGACCTTTTCAATGTTGTTTTTGTCAAAAAGGATTTAAGATTCAAAGCAAACTTCTGAAGCATAAACAAATCCATGCCAGGAATAAGACTTTTCAGACTCTTTCATTAAAGGTGAAGAGTCCAGAATCAGGCCCCCTGCCtaataaattaaatgcaaagcAGGATAGTTTTGAAAACGGTGATATACGTGAATCTGAGGAGAATAATCAACTTGATGTCCACTCTATTTATATTGTCCCTTTTCAATGTCCAGAGTGTGAAGAATGTTTTGAATCAGAGCAGATTCTCAATGGACATAAGTGTTTTCCTGCCAGAAGTGGCAAAATTCCAAGCAGGCTCAAAAGAAGCTACAACTATAAAACCATTGTTAAAAAAATCTTGGCTAAGCTTAAACGTGCTGGGGGtaaaaaattagataattttcGATCtgagaaaaaagtatttaaaaacagTTTCTTGAAAAATTGTGATCTTATTTCTGGTGAGCAGAGCCCTGAACAAACCCAGAGAACGTTTATGGGTTCTCTTGGCAAGCACGGAACATATAAGACAgttggcaataaaaagaagaaaacgttGACTTTGCCATTTTCTTGGCAAAAGCACTTCCAGAGCCAAAATATGGGAAAAAACGTAAAAGGTATTCTTACACCAGAGAACATGTTAACTATGGATAATTCTGTGAATAATAAAGATGTATCTATCTATGGTTCATCAGGTGAGGAATTCTTTGAAAACTGCGAAGTGCTTCAGTGTGGTTTTTCAGTTACAAATGAAAACATCTATACTGGACATAAGATGTGTCCTTGTGACAAATGTGAGAAAGTGTTTCCTTCCGTATCTAAACTACAAAGACACTATTTAATTCATACTGGACAGAGGCCTTTTGGCTGTAATGTTTGTGGGAAATCTTTTAGACAGTCAGCTCACTTGAAAAGACATAAATTAACTCATATTGATAAGATTCCATATAGAAAATCTCTTTGCCAAGTAGAATTGGAAAATTTGAACAAACTTTTCATTCATCAAGGTGATAATGTTAACTATAGTGCTTCCCAACAATGTCAGACTCTTGGTTTTCAAAAATACGAGGTCTCAGAGTCAGATCAAACATCAGAAATAAAAGTTAAGGCAGAATCAGAGGATTTCATTCTTGGTACCCCCTATAGGAACAGGCAGCCCTGTCTCTCTAGTGCACTTCTGGAATCAGAGCAGAGCCATCATAGTCATTGTTGTAGTTATTCAGGGCGTACTGAGAGGAACGATGGCC